The sequence GGCGGCATCCTCGTCAAGGTCGGAAGAGCCCGCTGGCAGGAATGAACTGCGCCGACGCTGGCCAGACACTACTCGTCTACCACTGGCGGATGCAGCACGCTGGTGTACCGAATCGCTCGGTGTGCCATAGCGCAATTAAGATCAAACTGGCAGCTATCTCACAAGTCGATATAAGCAATGCGCCGGCGCGCTAGGGAATGTGCTATTCAAAGTTGAAGCGTACCGAGCGGTTTGGTACTATGCTTCATCTAGGCCCTTGTGTCGGGAATCCCGCTCCATGCAGATGCAACGCACTAACCAAGTCATGACCACCTTGCCACCGAGCAGCGGCGAGCTGAACGCCAAGGCTCTTACCGTCCTGCGCGCGGCACGCCACGTCTTCCTGACCCATGGGTTCAGCGCGGCAACTACCGACATGATCCAGCGCGAGGCTGGGGTGTCGAAGTCCACGGTATACGCACACTACGCGAACAAGGAAGCCCTCTTCACAGCGGTGATCGAGGCCGAATGTGCGGCGTTCACGAACACGGTGCATGGCATCGAGTTCCGCCCTGGAAAGCTGCGAGAGACGTTGACCATGTTAGCCCGGGCCTACCTGGACATCGTGCTTTCGCCCAGCGGGTTGGCCGTCTTTCGCGTCGTGATCGCTGAAGGCCCGCGCTTTCCCAAGCTCGCACGGACGTTCTACCTGGCTGGCCCGCAGGTCATGACGACGATGGTGGCCGAGCAACTGGCTAACGCAGCGGCATCCGGTGAGGTCGATCTTGGTGAGATTGGCCGTGAGACGGCTGCCAGTCTGTTTATCAACCTGGTTCGGGGCGAGCCTCAGCTTCAGTGTCTGACCCATCCGGATGCCGCGCCTTCCTCGGCGCAGATTGACCAGTGGGCGAACGCGGCGGTGGTGACATTCATGCGTGCCTATGGCCGCCGTGAGGAAGCGTCCAGTAAACGCTCCCGATCATGATGACGAGTGGGTCAAGCGGCACACAGCAATTTGATGCGGCCCTTCGGCTGATGGAGCTTTCTACGGCCATCACGCGACTTTTTGCTGCACGGAATCAAGTGCTGAATCGCTTGGCTGCTCCATTTGGTTTGACTGCGGTTCAAGTGATGGCGCTACACCACATGTCGGCTATTCCAGCATGTACGCCCAGCACGTTGGTTCGTAGTCTGGTAGTCGATTCCTCTTCGGTGACGAGGCTGTTAGATCGGCTTGAGAAGAAGGGCATGATCCAGAGAGCGGCGCAAGAGCGCGCCGATCGCCCGCACGATCGAAGAGTGATCGAAATTGTTCTGACTGAGCGCGGAAACAAGGCGATAGACGAGTTGAAGTCTCATTGGCGCTCCGCGCTTGCGGAATTGACGGAGGCGCTCAAACAAAGCGAGATACATGCCTTATTGCGCCTGCCGCAATTGTGCAATCAGGACGCGCTTCAACTTGACCTCGATAGCAAACCGTTGTCCCTCACAGAACCACGGCCGTGAAACGGGAATCGGGGGCGCTTCATGGAGCTACGTCACCTTCGCTACTTTGTTGCCCTCGCTGAAGAACTGCATTTCACTCGTGCCGCCGAACGTCTGCATATCGAGCAGCCCCCCTTATCCCGGGCCATCAAGGAGTTGGAAGATGAGCTAGGGGTCTTGCTCTTTGATCGGGACCGCAGGGGAACCCGGTTGACCGCAGCAGGCACCGCGTTCCTGCAAGACACTCGCCGATTGTTCACCGTCCTGGAGCAAGCAAGAGAGAATGCCAAGGCCGTTGCGGCGGGCTCGCGAGGCAGCCTGCGCATCGCAGTATCCGATGGCGCGATCGATCCCTGGCTATCGGATTTTCTCGCCAGTTGCCGCGCTGAAGAGCCAGACATCGAGATCCGCTTGTCCGAGGTACCTTTGTCCGAGCAACTGCGTGGCCTGCGAGCCGGCGACTTCACCCTCGGGTTCGCGCACACGGCCGAAGTCGGCGAGGGCATTGTTGCTGAGCCGATCTGGCAAGACCCGCTGGTGATCGCAGTACCTGTCAGGCATGAGCTGCTTGCCCACAAGGCAGTCCCGCTCCATGAACTCGGCGGCCATCCCCTTGTACTCTGCGATCCACAGGTGTGCGAAGGTTACTGCCGTGAACTGGCTCGGCTTCTACTGCTTCTGGAGCGCGAACCGAATGTGGTCGAGCACGTATCTTCGCTGGAGATGATGCTTACCTTGGTCAGCGCGGGCTTTGGCGTCGGCTTCACGACGGCGACCAGGGTTGCTGTCAGTCCACGACCAGATGTGCTGACCCGCCCCCTGGCGGTGGATTCGGCAGTAATCACGACCTATCTGCTCCGACTCGGCGGCGGCGATGACGTGCCGGCGTCGTTGGAGCGCTTCATCGTTCGTCTGCGTGATCTCGTCCGCCTACGTGAGAATCTAGGTGGCTGACAGAGCCAACCACGGACGTTCAGCTTCAAGAATCGGTCCGGGCGCCGATGCCAAGGTAGTGCTCCGTTGCAGCCATCAGGTCAGCGGCGCTTATTCTGAGCGCCATGGCAATTTTCAATATGACAGGAAGCGTGGGCACGTGCTCCCCGCGCTCGATCTTGCCCATGTGCGAGCGCGAGATGCCTGCCCGGGATGCAAATTCGTCTTGAGCAATACCTTGAGCGACGCGCGCAACGCGCACGGCCTGTCCGAAGGCCAACGCTGGTTCGGATTCATACGTCGATGTGCCAGCGGGGCGGCCTGGCTGAATAGTGGGCTTCTGCATTTGCAGAAGCGTCGGACAAACCTCTGAAATTAACCACGTTAAATTTATAGACGTTAAAGTTCACTCTTGCTTATCATATGGGCTCCTCCTTGACCTGATTAGCCGCCTCTGCGGTGCCCTTATGCACAACGCTACCGGCCAGTCCCCCCGTCTCAGGCTCGCCATAGCGCCAGGCGCGCCGTCGCCACAGTTGTCGGCACTGCTGGCGCTGCAACGCGCGGAAGAGCCCGATGTCGCTCTCGCCTTCTTTGAGGTTTCAGGTCGCGATCTGCATGCGGGACTACATGACGGCCGTTACGACGCGGGGGTTTCAATTCAGGTATCGAGCGACGCGGCGCTTAAAGCGCAGCCGTTGTGGGCCGAGTGCATGGCCGTCGCCATGCCGCTACGATTTCCATTGCTTGATCAGGCGACACTCACGATCGCCGATCTGCTGGACTTCGCCCTGTATCGCTGGCAGGCGGAAATCTGTTCCAAGTTGGATGAGCGGCTTTCCACGCCCCTGCCGACAGGTCGACAGAACATCCGGTACGTCACTTCGTTTGGCCTGTTGGCCACGTGGGTCGCGGCCGGCTACGGCGTCGGGGTGTCCGCGCAATCGCGCATCGAGCACGCTCACAGATGGGGGATCACGATGCGGCCGCTCATCGATGGCCCCTACGAGATCGTGACACACCTGCAGCGGCCCCAGGAGCCAACCAGTTCCGTTGTGGAGCGATTCGAGCGAAGAGCGTTGCAGGTCGCAAGGGCGAGTGCTGCATAGTGGACGCGCTCTTGAGGACTGGATTGGTCAGGAATACGCGCCGGCTACGCTGCTCACGCTACCGCGATGCGTTTTCGAGTGAACGTGCCACGCGGTTGACTGCGCCGTGGGTTAGATGCGACTCGACCATCGCACGGCTGAATTCTCCAAGTGGGCGGCAGCCTCGAAACAGCGTAGCACCCGCTAGGAAGGCTGACGCGTACCGGAAGATGTCGAATTCAGTTCTCCATTATTGGCCGGAAAGATCGATATTCCTTCACGTTGATTTTGAATATCATCTGCCTTAATTTCATTGTTTCCGACCGGATACGCCAATGACCGAATTAATAGCTGTCGTCACAATCACCTTGCTGGCCGTCATCAGCCCTGGGCCGGACTTTGCAACGGTTACGCGCAATAGCTTGATGCTGTCGCGCCGCGCGGGCGTGCTGACCGCATTGGGCATAGGCTTAGGCATACTGGTACATATCACCTATACGTTGATCGGCGTGGGCCTGCTAATCCAGCAATCGCTTTGGTTGTTTAACACCATCAACTGGTCGGTGCTGCCTATCTAATTTATCTCGGCATAAAAATGCTGTGCACGAAAGCTGGCGGCGCACTGACCGAAAAGCGTATGGCGCCGCTCTCGGATGGCGCTGCGCTGCGTACCGGTTTCCTGACCAATACGCTGAACCCCAAAGCCACGGTATTCATCGTCAGCCTGTTTATGCAGGTGGTGCGGCCCGACACTCCGCTGGCAGTGCAGATTGGCTATGGCGCTTTCATCGCTGCGGCGCACATGGGCTGGTTTAGCCTGGTGGCCTTATGCTTCTCTGCCGGTGCCGTGCGCGATCGTCTGCTGGCTTTCCGCCATTGGATCGACCGTGCCTTCGGCGGGCGGCTGGTCGGCTTCGGAGTACTGATAGCGGTGGCCCGGCGCTGATTGCGTCGGGCATTGCCCTCGCTGCGCGTGCCTTCCTTTTAGCGTGAGCCATGTCGCAGTAAGAGTTGGAGTACAGCGATTGATGCCCGCTTTACGGCCAGTGTTATGCCGAATTGCGGGCTCGACAACCTAACGATTGGCATCTATTGCGATTCTCGAATAGGTAGCAAGTTCAAGAATGTTTTCAGAATCGGCGCAATGTGATCGTGACGGTAGATACAACTGACCGGTACAGTGGCCTTGGAGCCCACGAGTTCAGTGAAGCCGAAGTCAGGCCACGAAATCATGGCTACTGTCTCGGGAACAATTGTCACGCCGACGCCGGCCAACGCCAGAGCCATGGCTGCATTGACGTCTTCAACTATGGCGACAACCTTTGGCTCCACTCGCGCGTTTTTGAATACGCCGATGACTTCGTCTGCGAAACTGGGGCGTCCTTCTCGCGGGAACAGGATCAAGGGCTCGTTACGAAGCGCGCTGCAATGAACTTGCTCACCAAACGAGCGAGCGCGCGACTTTTGCGCACCCAGAAATAGCCTCTCATTGGTTACGTTTCGGACAACTACACCCTCCTGATAGGGGTAGAAACGCCCGAACCCGATATCGATGGTGCCAGCGTCCAGCGCTTCAATCTGGCGGTTCTTGCTCATCTGCGTCAAGGACACAGTTGCCGAGGGAGCAACCGACAAGAGTTGCCGCAGCAGTAGCGGTAGCGTATGCAAAACGACGGTTCCGAAATAGGCGACGCGCAATTCCCCGATTTCACCGCGCGATGCTGCACGTGATCTCACCCTTGAGATCTCGGTAACGTGCAGTAGGCGCCTGGCATCCTCTAAAAATGTTGTACCCGCTGCCGTCAATTCGACGCCGCGGTGCGTGCGTTCAAACAGCACCACGCCGAGATCCTGTTCCAGGGCCTGTATTTGGCGGGTAATGGGCGGCTGGGAAATATGCAGGCGTCTTGCCGCAGCACCGATATTTCCCTCTTCTGCGACCGCGATGAAATAGCGAAGCTGCCGAAATTCCATTTAAGACCTCTGGTTTTCCCTAGGGGTGGACACCGCTAAGCCATACCGATCCCGTATTGCAAAGGCTAAAAAAAGGTATTGGACCGCATGACACGCGAATCTTAGCATTCATGTTTGAAGCACCAACTCATCGGTGTTTCAACCATGAGATCTTGAAAGGAGACGAGTCATGGATAAACGAGTTGCCGAGGTCGCAGGCGCGATCGTCGAGGCAGTACGCAAAATTTTGCTGGACAAGCGCGTCACGGAAGCCGAATACCGCGCGGGTGTCGACTATCTCACCGAGGTCGCACAGACGCGGGAAACCGCGCTGCTTCTGGACGTTTTCCTGAACAGCACCATCATCGAAGGCAAGGCGCAGCGCTCGCGGACCTCTGCGCCTGCGATCCAGGGGCCGTACTTCCTGGAAGGTGCTCCTGTAGTTGAAGGCGTCCTCAAGACCTACGATACCGACGACCACAAACCGCTGATCATTCGCGGTACGGTGCGCTCGGACACGGGCGAGTTGCTCGCTGGCGCTGTCATCGACGTGTGGCACTCGACGCCTGATGGCTTGTACAGCGGGATCCACGACAACATCCCCGTGGACTACTACCGCGGAAAACTCGTGACGGATTCCCAGGGCAACTATCGCGTGCGCACCACGATGCCAGTGCCATACCAGATCCCCTACGAGGGGCCGACTGGGCGTCTGCTGGGCCACCTGGGCAGCCATACCTGGCGTCCGGCGCACGTGCACTTCAAGGTGCGCAAGGACGGTTTCGAACCGTTGACCACGCAATACTACTTCGAAGGGGGCAAATGGGTGGACGATGACTGCTGTCACGGCGTCACCCCCGACCTGATTACGCCCGAGACGATCGAGGACGGGGTGCGGGTCATGACCCTGGACTTCGTAATCGAGCGTGAGCAGGCCGAGCAACGCAAGTCGGCTACGGAGACAGTGGCATGAAGATCGAAGCGATCGATGTGACGCTGGTGGACGTCCCAGCTTCGCGTCCCATCCAGATGTCGTTTACCACGGTGCAGAAGCAGAGCTATGCGATCGTGCAGATCCGTGCGGGCGGGCTTGTCGGCATCGGCGAGGGCAGCAGCGTAGGTGGGCCGACTTGGAGTTCCGAATGCGCTGAAACCATCAAGGTCATCATCGAAACGTACTTGGCGCCGCTCCTGATCGGCAAGGACGCGACAAATCTGCGAGAGCTCCAGCACTTAATGGAGCGCGCCGTAACCGGAAACTATTCGGCCAAGGCGGCCATCGACGTTGCGCTGCATGATCTGAAGGCACGCTCTCTGAACCTGCCGCTGAGCGATTTGATCGGCGGCGCGATCCAGCAGGGCATCCCCATTGCCTGGACCCTGGCGAGCGGCGACACGCAGCGGGACATCGCAATCGCCGAGGAAATGATCGAGCGGCGCCGGCACAACCGGTTCAAGATCAAGCTTGGCGTGCGCTCCCCGGCAGATGATTTGCGCCATATCGAGAAGATTATCGAGCGCGTCGGTGACCGTGCTGCGGTGCGGGTCGATATCAACCAGGCCTGGGATGAGAACACGGCATCGGTGTGGATTCCGCGCCTGGAGGCGGCCGGTGTCGAACTGGTCGAACAGCCGGTGGCACGCAGCAACTTCGATGCGCTTCGGCGCCTGTCGGCCGACAACGGGGTGGCCATCCTGGCCGATGAAAGCCTGAGCTCGCTGGCGTCCGCCTTCGAACTGGCGCGCCATCATTGCGTCGACGCCTTCTCGCTGAAGCTGTGCAACATGGGCGGGGTGGCAAATACCCTCAAGGTCGCTGCGATCGCGGAAGCCTCGGGCATTGCGTCCTATGGGGGCACCATGTTGGATTCATCAATCGGCACCGCTGCTGCTCTCCATGTGTATGCCACATTGCCGACGATGCCCTTCGGATGTGAACTGCTAGGGCCCTGGGTGTTAGCCGACACGCTTACGCAGACCCAACTCGAGATCAAGGACTTCGAGATTCGGTTGCCCTCGGGTCCTGGGTTGGGTGTTGATATCGATCCGGACAAGCTGCGCCACTTCACCCGCGCGGGTTGATTGAAGTCAGTTAGGGGAAAATCACCATGTTGTCTCGTTTATCAATTCGTTTGGTCGTCTGGCTAGGCTGCGTAGGCTTGAGCTTGCTGGCAGTAACGGCGAGTGCTGCAGACTACCCGAGCAAGCCCATTCGATGGATCGTTCCATTCCCGCCGGGCGGTGCAATCGACATGGTTTCTCGTGTCTTGGCCCAGCGCGTGTCGCAAACGCTGGGGCAGCCGGTGACAGTGGAGAATCGTCCGGGCTCGGGCGGGATCATCGGCAGCGCGGAGGTCGCGCGCTCCCCGGCTGACGGTTATACGCTGCTGGTGAACTCGACAGGGCTGGCAGTGGACAAGTGGTTTTATCCGAACGTCGCCTACGATGCTCGGAAAGCATTTGCCCCCGTGGCGCTGTTGGCAACTATCCCCAGCGTTCTAGTGGTGCCGGCTGATTCCCCATACAAGGATGCCAGGAGCCTACTAGCGTACGCAAAGGCCAACCCCGGTAAGGTGTCATTCGCCTCTGCAGGCATGGGGACGTCGATCCATCTGGCGGCCGCTCTGCTGGCCGCTCAGGCCGGGGTTGACCTGCTCCACGTGCCCTACAAAGGGAGCACGCCAGCTGCCGCCGACCTGATCGCGGGGCGAGTCTCCATGATGGTCGATTCGATCACCGCACAGCAGTCGTTTATCAAATCTGGACGGGTGCGTGCGCTGGGTGTCACCAGCTTGCAACCCGCGCCCTCATTGCCTGGGATTCCTCCCCTGGCGCAAGCAGCCGACCAACCGAAGTTCGAGGTCCTGACATGGTTTGGCTTATTTGTGCCGTCACGTACCTCGCCGGACATCGTCAAGGTGCTCAACACAGCAATGAATGAAGCACTGAAGACCCCGGAGGTACAAAAGGCGCTGGCGGATATCGGCGCTTCAGCGCAGGGGGGAACATCGCAAGCTCTGGGCGTCTTATGGGACAACGAGATCGACCGATGGGGCCAGTTGATCGTCCACCATCGACTCAACACCCAATGAACTGTAATCGGAGAGATGAAGATGTTGACTGAAGGGATATCGATTCAATCGTATGACGGGCATACATTCGGCGCGCTCGTGGGCTCGCCGGCCAAAGCGCCCGCTCCCGTGATTGTGATCGCTCAAGAAATATTTGGTGTGAACGCGTTCATGCGAGAAACGGTGTCATGGCTGGTCGACCAGGGGTATGCGGCAGTTTGCCCTGATCTGTACGCGCGCCAGGCGCCAGGTACAGCACTCGATCCGCAGGATGAGGCGCAGAGAGAGCAAGCCTACAAGCTCTGGCAGGCCTTCGACATGGAGGCCGGCGTGGGCGATCTGGAGGCTGCTATCCGCTATGCGCGACACCAACCCTACAGCAACGGCAAGGTGGGATTGGTGGGGTATTGCCTGGGCGGTGCGCTTGCCTTTCTAGTGGCCGCCAAAGGATACGTGGATCGCGCCGTAGGCTACTACGGTGTTGGACTGGAGAAGCAGCTCAACAAGGTCCCGGAAGTCAAGCATCCGGCGTTGTTTCACATGGGCGGCCAAGACCACTTCGTGCCCGCGCCAAGCCGCCAGCTGATTACTGAAGGCTTCGGTGCCAATCCATTGCTGCAAGTGCACTGGTACGAAGAGGCCGGACACTCGTTCGCCAGGACGAGCAGTTCGGGCTATGTGGCGAGTGCCGCGGCGTTGGCCAACGAACGTACACTGGATTTCCTGGCGCCCTTGCAGAGCAAGAAGCCATGAATTTCATTCACGACTATCGTTCCCCGCGGGTGATTTTTGGACCCGACAGCCTCGCCCGATTGCCGCAGGAACTGGAACGTCTCGGCATTGACCGGGCGCTCGTGTTGACCACGCCTGAGCAGGCGCCCCTGGGACGGCAAGTAGCCGAGCCGGTCATCGGCCACGTGGCAGCCTTCTACGATGGTGCGACCATGCATGTACCCGCTTTGGTGGCTGAGGAGGCCTGCAAGATTGCGCGCACGAGTGAGGCTAATGGCGTCATTGCGATTGGTGGGGGATCTAC is a genomic window of Pseudomonas knackmussii B13 containing:
- a CDS encoding TetR/AcrR family transcriptional regulator, giving the protein MQMQRTNQVMTTLPPSSGELNAKALTVLRAARHVFLTHGFSAATTDMIQREAGVSKSTVYAHYANKEALFTAVIEAECAAFTNTVHGIEFRPGKLRETLTMLARAYLDIVLSPSGLAVFRVVIAEGPRFPKLARTFYLAGPQVMTTMVAEQLANAAASGEVDLGEIGRETAASLFINLVRGEPQLQCLTHPDAAPSSAQIDQWANAAVVTFMRAYGRREEASSKRSRS
- a CDS encoding MarR family winged helix-turn-helix transcriptional regulator, translated to MMTSGSSGTQQFDAALRLMELSTAITRLFAARNQVLNRLAAPFGLTAVQVMALHHMSAIPACTPSTLVRSLVVDSSSVTRLLDRLEKKGMIQRAAQERADRPHDRRVIEIVLTERGNKAIDELKSHWRSALAELTEALKQSEIHALLRLPQLCNQDALQLDLDSKPLSLTEPRP
- a CDS encoding LysR family transcriptional regulator is translated as MELRHLRYFVALAEELHFTRAAERLHIEQPPLSRAIKELEDELGVLLFDRDRRGTRLTAAGTAFLQDTRRLFTVLEQARENAKAVAAGSRGSLRIAVSDGAIDPWLSDFLASCRAEEPDIEIRLSEVPLSEQLRGLRAGDFTLGFAHTAEVGEGIVAEPIWQDPLVIAVPVRHELLAHKAVPLHELGGHPLVLCDPQVCEGYCRELARLLLLLEREPNVVEHVSSLEMMLTLVSAGFGVGFTTATRVAVSPRPDVLTRPLAVDSAVITTYLLRLGGGDDVPASLERFIVRLRDLVRLRENLGG
- a CDS encoding helix-turn-helix domain-containing protein, yielding MQKPTIQPGRPAGTSTYESEPALAFGQAVRVARVAQGIAQDEFASRAGISRSHMGKIERGEHVPTLPVILKIAMALRISAADLMAATEHYLGIGARTDS
- a CDS encoding substrate-binding domain-containing protein; amino-acid sequence: MHNATGQSPRLRLAIAPGAPSPQLSALLALQRAEEPDVALAFFEVSGRDLHAGLHDGRYDAGVSIQVSSDAALKAQPLWAECMAVAMPLRFPLLDQATLTIADLLDFALYRWQAEICSKLDERLSTPLPTGRQNIRYVTSFGLLATWVAAGYGVGVSAQSRIEHAHRWGITMRPLIDGPYEIVTHLQRPQEPTSSVVERFERRALQVARASAA
- a CDS encoding LysR substrate-binding domain-containing protein; translated protein: MEFRQLRYFIAVAEEGNIGAAARRLHISQPPITRQIQALEQDLGVVLFERTHRGVELTAAGTTFLEDARRLLHVTEISRVRSRAASRGEIGELRVAYFGTVVLHTLPLLLRQLLSVAPSATVSLTQMSKNRQIEALDAGTIDIGFGRFYPYQEGVVVRNVTNERLFLGAQKSRARSFGEQVHCSALRNEPLILFPREGRPSFADEVIGVFKNARVEPKVVAIVEDVNAAMALALAGVGVTIVPETVAMISWPDFGFTELVGSKATVPVSCIYRHDHIAPILKTFLNLLPIRESQ
- a CDS encoding chlorocatechol 1,2-dioxygenase; its protein translation is MDKRVAEVAGAIVEAVRKILLDKRVTEAEYRAGVDYLTEVAQTRETALLLDVFLNSTIIEGKAQRSRTSAPAIQGPYFLEGAPVVEGVLKTYDTDDHKPLIIRGTVRSDTGELLAGAVIDVWHSTPDGLYSGIHDNIPVDYYRGKLVTDSQGNYRVRTTMPVPYQIPYEGPTGRLLGHLGSHTWRPAHVHFKVRKDGFEPLTTQYYFEGGKWVDDDCCHGVTPDLITPETIEDGVRVMTLDFVIEREQAEQRKSATETVA
- a CDS encoding muconate cycloisomerase family protein; the encoded protein is MKIEAIDVTLVDVPASRPIQMSFTTVQKQSYAIVQIRAGGLVGIGEGSSVGGPTWSSECAETIKVIIETYLAPLLIGKDATNLRELQHLMERAVTGNYSAKAAIDVALHDLKARSLNLPLSDLIGGAIQQGIPIAWTLASGDTQRDIAIAEEMIERRRHNRFKIKLGVRSPADDLRHIEKIIERVGDRAAVRVDINQAWDENTASVWIPRLEAAGVELVEQPVARSNFDALRRLSADNGVAILADESLSSLASAFELARHHCVDAFSLKLCNMGGVANTLKVAAIAEASGIASYGGTMLDSSIGTAAALHVYATLPTMPFGCELLGPWVLADTLTQTQLEIKDFEIRLPSGPGLGVDIDPDKLRHFTRAG
- a CDS encoding Bug family tripartite tricarboxylate transporter substrate binding protein, translating into MLSRLSIRLVVWLGCVGLSLLAVTASAADYPSKPIRWIVPFPPGGAIDMVSRVLAQRVSQTLGQPVTVENRPGSGGIIGSAEVARSPADGYTLLVNSTGLAVDKWFYPNVAYDARKAFAPVALLATIPSVLVVPADSPYKDARSLLAYAKANPGKVSFASAGMGTSIHLAAALLAAQAGVDLLHVPYKGSTPAAADLIAGRVSMMVDSITAQQSFIKSGRVRALGVTSLQPAPSLPGIPPLAQAADQPKFEVLTWFGLFVPSRTSPDIVKVLNTAMNEALKTPEVQKALADIGASAQGGTSQALGVLWDNEIDRWGQLIVHHRLNTQ
- a CDS encoding dienelactone hydrolase family protein, with product MLTEGISIQSYDGHTFGALVGSPAKAPAPVIVIAQEIFGVNAFMRETVSWLVDQGYAAVCPDLYARQAPGTALDPQDEAQREQAYKLWQAFDMEAGVGDLEAAIRYARHQPYSNGKVGLVGYCLGGALAFLVAAKGYVDRAVGYYGVGLEKQLNKVPEVKHPALFHMGGQDHFVPAPSRQLITEGFGANPLLQVHWYEEAGHSFARTSSSGYVASAAALANERTLDFLAPLQSKKP